TTTGAGAAGTTCTTTCTCTTTATCTTCCAATAGGATAGGCGTCATAATCTCCCGTCCTTGTGTAACAAGCAATCCGGTACGGGAGGTAAAGTACTGGTAGAGGGAATCCTCTGCTCTGTAACTGTCAAAGACATCCTTGTGAACTTGCGCCACATAGGAACGTTGGAGAATAACAGGTGTGCCGTCTATGGTCCTCAGACGTGTCAGGCAAGAGTAGCGGGCATCTGTATTGCAAAAAAGCTTATCGAGCCGTGTATCCGTTATGTCGTGTTCACAGGAAAGGACAGTATTGGTGATGGAACGTTTCTGATTACCCATCTCCTTCTGGAACCCCTGTAATCCTATGGTGTTTGCATTGACGCTGGTTGTGCCAACAAAGGTCCCCACCCCGTGAATGATGTTCACAATTCCTTCTTGAGCAAGCTCGGCCAACGCACCCCTAACGGTCATTACTGAAGTGTTGAAAATGGAAGCGAGTTCTTTCTGGCTAGGAAGGCATTGCCCTTGAGGAAAGACACCTTGTCGAATTTTTGTCTTGATTGTTTGAGCAATCTCAAGATAGCGCAGCTGTTTTCCCATCATGCTTCTCGTACCTCTTATAGTCTTCTAGATGTCTATCACACTAACATGAGATTTTTAAGCGGTCAAGAAAAATATTGGGGTAGCCCAACCATTCTTGTGAGAGAAGATGAGCCTTAAACCTGCACCTCTCAGGAGAATGTACCACTATAACCGAATGTAGAAGGCCATACCTCAACTTTCCTATCCAATATCATCTCGCATGTAGTTTATTACCCTTATTTTTATCATTCATGTTGCATTTTATACCCTTACATTTAGCAACTTATATGATTTACTGAGAACATGAAGAGAAGAAACATATCTTACCGAATGGTATAGGAAGCCCTATCGTAAGCCCCTCATAATCCGGGGTGCGAGACAAGTGGGAAAATCAACATTGGTCAGGATGTTCTGCCAGAAGAACAACCTCCAATTGGTTGAAGTCAACTTTGAGCAAAACCAAACATTGCAAACCCTCTTCGCATCCAATGATCCAATCAAGATCATTCAGTCCTTGGAAATCTTGCAGAATGTGAAGATTGATGCAGAGAAGACAGTACTCTTCCTCGATGAGATTCAAGCCAATCCTGCTGCAATCCTTTCCTTGCGATATTTTTTTGAGAAGGTTCCCGCTCTTGCCGTTATTGCAGCAGGATCCCTCCTTGAATTTGCACTTGAACAGTATAAGCTGTCCATGCCTGTAGGAAGAATTGAATACTTCTTCATGGGACCCATGCATTTCGAGGAGTTCTTGGAGGCGGTGGAAGCCGACCAGCTCCTATCGAACCTACAAACCTATTCATTGGGAGAGGAGATTCCTCAAGTTATTCATGAGAAGGCTTTGGAACATCTTCGGACCTACTACCTATTGGGTGGAATGCCAGAAGTAATACGCGTATATAGGGAAACAAGATCATTGCTGGAAGATGATAAAATCAAATACTCCATCCTCAACACCTATCGTGATGACTTTGCTAAATATCAGACACGGATAGATATTTCAAAACTACAGGAAGTGTTTGACAAACTGGGGAGCACTGTCGGGAAGAAAATCAAATATGTAGAGCTGCTCCCCCCAGGACCGCAGCACGGTCACTAACAGGATACTGACCTTGTTCGAGTATGCAAGGATTTTGTATAGAACCTATCATTCGAGTGCAAACAATCTCCCCTTGAAGTCAGAGATCAACCAGAAGTATTCCAAAGGCATTCTACTGGATATCGGCCTCTATCTGACACTGCAAGGATTATCAATCGCTGATAGTGTCCAAGACAAGGGTCTGTTTTTCTCGTGCCAAGGAGCCTTGGCAGAGCAGTTCATCGGTCAGCACCTGCTCTACAGCCAGCCTGGCTACATGAACCCCGAGCTCTATTATTGGAACCGGGAGAAAGCCCAGTCCAATGCAGAAGTTGATTTCCTCATCCAACAGGGCAATACCATCCTTCCCATCGAGGTAAAATCCGGGAAAAAAGGTACCTTGAAATCCTTGCATGTGTTCATGGAAACAAAACAACGCTCCATGGCTTTACGATTTTCTACAAACACCCCGGTAGTAGAGACGGTGAATTCTCCCCTACCAAAGTCCGACTACCGTTATACCTTGGTGACACTACCACTTTACCTGGTAGGGCAGACCAGACGCCTCATGAAAACAGCATTGGGTTAGGAATGAAAGATCTCAATGGAGAGTACAGTCATTGGAAAAGCGTAGATGAAGGCTCCAGGGCCGAGAATTTCTCCACTTCCTGGCAGGAAGAGGCTAAACGCATATAAGCACCACCAGTAAGAATCCCTACTGTTGCAGTTGCTCTAGTTCTGCAACAATCTTATCGGGGATGTCATGCAATGGGACACCTTCAATGCTGACTCTCAGGTCAGCACGCTCGTATGAGCTCTTGAAGTAGTTGTAGTCTGCCTTGATTTCCCGTAGGTATCGCTTTCTTTTTTCTGGAGTCATAGGTTCATCGATAGGGTTTGAATCTATGTCGTAAAACGTCAACCTGTTCAGTACATTCTCGCAGGTATCGAATAGATGAATTGAGTAGAGTTCCTTGTCCTTCTTATGCCGCTTGTAGACACTGTTATAGGCGAATTTCAAACCTGCTGGGGTCCCTGCAACCACACAATCAATGTTCCTGGAAAACAGTTGGTCCAAGACCACACTGGCTTTTTCCCTGAACCCATACAGCGTCAGGAACTCGTTCTGTATTCTCTCTATCGGCTTCTGGTAGTATTTCTCGACTTCATTATCCAAATCAAAGAATGTAAAACCAAGCTTCTCAGCCAGCAACCTTCCTATTGTTGTCTTTCCTACACAGCCCATACCGACCAGATAGATGATCATGCTCTCCTCCCAAGGTAGTAACTTCCAGCTCTCATGGATAGTTTTGTACCATTTCTTATCCTGAAAAGAAATGGAGGCAATCCTCATATAATCCATTTTTTCTTACAAAACCAGGTACTTTGCTAAGATGAGACAAAGGCCAATGGCCCGAATGATTTCTGATCAAATGGTGCATTGGCCTTGTTAGCATGAATTTCTTATTCTCAGGAACATCCATGAACTATTCACTTCTAGATGCTAGAAGCTCTTTTGCATCAACATCAGTTAGATTCAAACTTGAAGCTCATCTTCCACCCTTCATAGGTGGAAAGCATATCGATGAACTGGGATGCACTGATTCTCTTGTCATCAATGATGAACTGGACTTCACTATCCCCATATTCGTATTCATCTACGGTAATTCTGGCACACCCCAGAGAACCTAAACTATACGTACGCTCTTTGTAGACAACCCCGCTACCACTCCATCTATTGTCAATTGTTAGAATCTGCTAGTACATCTTGAGGTGAATAGATTGCAGTAAATGCCATCAGTGCTTCCAATGTATACCTTCGAAAAAACTTGTTAAAATCTAGATAAAATATTGCTATGGAAGCAAAACAAATGGAAGCAACCAGTACTATTTGCCAAGAAAACCCTATTGATAAAAATGAATGAATCAAGTAACTCCAAAACAGGATAATCAAGGTGAAACACATTGTTCTTGTAAATCCATATAGAGCAACATAATTCTGCATTTTCCCATAATGATTCTTAGTGTGTTCATTTGCATAATGATATATAAGTCGAAAGAAATCGGGATCCCGAACCTCTCCAGTACAACAGGCTTCTTCAGCTGACGGTGCTTGTTCTTCTTTATAGTACTCTTTATGAAAAGTATTAATTTTTAGCCTTATTTTGTTCCCAAGAAATTCATCCAAAGGTTTCCCTAGGAATTCCCGATAAGCAAAACATCTTCGGATTACTAAATCGGTGAATACAACTGGGAGAATTATGCCACATATTAACAACCTTCCAAACCATTGCAGAAATCTCTGTACCCTTGTTCCAGATGTATGGTTAGGGGCTATTAAAAAGGAGTAGTCTTTGTTCTCGTAATTTACATGGATTTCAACAGGTTTAGCCTTCTTCCAGAAGTATCTCCAAAATCCAGGAATTCCGTAATTTAGGAGATATCTTGAAGGATATCCAAGCGTCCAAATTGAATACTTCTCAACGGTTACTGATGAGATATAACTAATAGCATGGCCAAAAACGTAACAGCAAATCACAAATAACAAGTAAACAGAAATGTTTAAGTCCTTATCAGAAAATAAAAAGTCACCTATCTCCACAGGCAAGAAAATATATAACAAACCAAGCGAACAAAAAATTCCAGGAATCAAATATCCCAAAAAATCATACAATGAAAAAGGATTTTGTTTAATCTCCATATGAATAACCTTCCTATCTTGTTCTATTTAAAAATCTAAACATGGAGTAATTTGTCATAGCACATCAGTTCCTTTTGGAGATAGGCTCAAAAGCCTTTCGATAGAGCATCTCTCGTAAGGAAGCCATAGATTCTTCCAATGCAAGTTGAACTTCTTTCTCCATACACAGGCGAAAGAACTGATTAGAGAATCCTGAATCCTGTTCCTTTGGACCAGAAAGTACCCAATGGGTATCAGTCTCTTCAATTGAAGAGGTATTATTCGACTCACTATATGCAAGCAGAAGCGCTGGTTTTGATACTACGTTCTTTGAGATGGTAATTGATTCACTCATGCTGACAATCCACACTACCTTCTTTGTTCAGATTTGGAGATGTATAATTATCAAGTCATATGACCTGATGTAAGACATCGCTTTACCTTGAAGAATTAGTAGTGGTTGGATTGTAGAGTATCAAGATAATCCAAACTAACCATAAAATCATTTATTGTATTTGTAAAGAATAATAATTCCATACATATTAAGTTTTTAAAGAAACATATAATATGCTAAATATTCGTCACAATTTAGCATATTATGCTAAATTTTGAGCACCGGAGACAGATGCAATGAACCAAAGAAATCACAACCGTCAAGAGCAAAAGAGGACGTTGAAAGGTTGGCCTGAGAGAGCAATCCTGCTGTACACAGGATACTTGGTCCTATAGCTCTTTCTTGGGTGCCAGGGAAACCAGAGGTATACATTTAACCCCGTTGAGTCTTTTTCAGGATATCAAACTACCAATGGGCAACAAGTAGCCCCTTCTGTATTTTGACTACAACAGATAATCTTGATACGAGGGTTTCATAGACTCAATGAATAGTCCCCACTCAGGATTGGTTGATTTTTCTTTAGCCGTCAGGTAATACTGATATTTATACAACATCTTCAAAGACTTTCTGATGGAGGGGTTTCTGACATACAGGAAGAAAATTATCTCGCACATTTTTATCGCTTGAACAATATCCAGTCCCGTAGACCACGATTCAGCCTTCTTGACCAATTGGATAGCATTGTAATCATGAGCTACCAAATATTGGAGGCATCTAACCACTGATGCTTTCCATGCTCACGTGTAAAACAGACAGGCTTCACCATACATCACCCCTGAACCATAAGTTCAATCGTCGTATTGTCTCTAAGAAAGTCAAACACAGTCTTCACCTTGTTCCTCCTTCGTGCATAACGAAGCATTGAGACCTGGTCGATGCGGTATTTCGTGAACATCAGCTCGATTGCAGCGGGATAATCACCTTTGGTGAGCATCAGATTCTTGTTTGCAAACAGATCAACTAGTAATTTTTCCAAAGGCACCTGATACCGTTCGCCGTCAGATTTGGGAGCCTCTGTGACCAGATGGTTGATGATGATCCCATCATCAGTACCGTACCGCAGTATCTCTTGGGCTTTGGGTTTCAATAACACCTTGCCTGGGAATTTTTCTTTAAGCATGGAGAAAACAAAATCACCATCGCCCTTCTCCACTTCAAGGAAGATCTGATTGTGAGCCAGCTGGTGATTGAAGAACTCATTGAGCCAGGACAACTCCCAAACCCTATAGGAAAGTAGTGGAAACTGCTTTTGCATATAATCGATCACCTGCAGGGCTGCATGAGAATATACCCCGGTGAAGATACTTTTCTTCGGCTCTTTATCAACTTTCTTGTATTGATTGCGTCCAATCCTAACTATCAGTCTGGAATTGCGCAAGGTTTCCATTAAATATCTGAGCTGTGTCTCCTTGAAGGAGGGCTCGACAATCCTAGCTGCATGTAGGATCTGCTGTCTCGTACACGTGCCATCAGGTAAATTTCGAATGATTGCATGCTTGTTCATACTCACCACCTCCTGAGCCATTTCGGCAAATATTCATTTTTTTGCCGTTCTGGCTTTTATATAGGACTGTAGCGCCCCTATCTTGAAATAAGGCGCTTAATTCTTAATCCTTGTTTCAAGTTAGAATTTTCGCAAAGGCTCTGCATCCCGTAAGCCAATGGCATCCTGCAAATCCTCTCGGCTTATCTCACCCCTGAGATGCTTCAATACCTTCATGACTTCCGGGGTAGAAAAGGTCACCGTAACCCCCAGCTTAAAATCTCAGCATCACCTACCCCAATCCCTAGACCATCTTCCACAAAACCTTACGATAGAGAAACGGGATGATTGCCAATGAGAGAGCAAGAGACAACAGGAAGAACAACAAGGATCCCTCTATTGAGAAACGAGCCATCCAATAGGAGGGAAAGAGACTGAACAGATACTGATACCTGTCATGAAACAAGTAGGGAATAGGTAATCCCAAGAGAATAAGACTGGAAAGTTTCCCCATTGCCATTCCCTCAATCTTATTATGCGAGCACGAGAAGATAATCAAACCAGCAACAACGCCCGTTAGGGCAGAGAGTATACACATACCGAGCTGCTGAGAGAGACTCCACACTGTAAGATGGAAGAACTGCAAGAGGATAAGGGAGGCAAATCCCGCCAGGACTGCGGGGATTGCCAGATGGGAAATAAGATACCCATGGCTTTGCAGCGGCGTTACAGAGAGATATCGTGTCAGCTGTTGCTCGTGTTCATCAAGCATGACCATCGCTGAGGCAAAACAGAACATATAGGGGGAGAGTATCATCAGCAGGAGATCGAACAGCCGATAGTATGGCTGCAGGACAAAGGCAACATCGAAGTAGGAGCAAAGCAGTACTTCCAGGGAGGGAATGGCAAACCTGAAGAATGCTCCTGCAAGAATTGAAGCAAAGCAGACAGCCAGCAACATACCGTCTGTCACTATCTGACGAACGACCAGTTTGAACGACAGGAGTACCCGCTTCATCGCTTTACCCCTCCTAGTGTGTTGAAGAATGCTTTGGTTGTCTGGACTGTGTAGTACAGCACACCAGAGGTCCAAAGCAGAAGCGAAACACCCGCGAGTGCACGATACTCACCAGACAAGCAGAGCTCAATAATGCTGATACCGGGATGAAGCAACAACCACGGGGAACCTGGGCGAAGGATATAGAACGCGGCTGGAATGGATATAACCAGCAAGCAGGGAATCGTGGCAAAGATGAATTGGTTGAGTGTTTCCGTCTTCGTAGCCAAAACCAAACCCAGGGAGGAGAACAGGCAGGAACCAATGAAAATGGTACCACCTACCAGAACAGGATGTGCTACCACAGTTCCAAACCCTGCAATGGAGAGAGCAACGAGCGTTGCAATGATGGACAAGGAACAGAGCTTGGACAGTACATACTCCCCTGGCTTCAAAGGAGAAACAACAAGGCTGTGCAGTGTATGCTCATCCTTCTCGAACTGCAGGATGGCTCCCATGAAGAACAGACCAAGGACTGCAGGATCGCTGTAGATCATGAGCACTGCCACCCTTGCCTGCCATTGCTCGCCTACCAGCTGCAGGATGAGCACATAGAGCAAGGTAAAGAGAGCGTAGATGAAGTAGAAGCCATAGCGAAACTGGAAGCGGATATCACCTTTAAGCACAGAGAGGAATCTCATTGCAGTTTCCTCCCCGTAAGCTCGGTGAAGATGTCGTTAAGCGTAGGCTCACCACTGTGAATACTGAGAAGACGGTTCTCCTTGAGTGCGTTCAAGAGTTCAGTATCCTCACCAATTGAGCTCAACTGCGTACAACGTTGGTACTCAGTACCCTGCTCTTTATATGAGTAGGTGACAGTAACCGCTCCCCTACTCATGATCAGGTTTCTCGGGCTGTCGAGGGATCGGATACTGCCATCTACGATGAAAGCGACCCGGTCACACAGCTCTGTGGCATCATACATATTGTGGGTGGTCAGAAGGATGGTGGTGCCCTTGTTCCGCTGCTGAAGGATCAGGTCTTTCATTACCCTGGCATTCGAGGGATCGAGGCCACTTGTTGGTTCATCAAGAAAGAGAATCGAGGGGGAATGAATCAAGGCCTTGATGAAATTGAGACGGCTCTTCATGCCCTTCGAATAGGCAGAGACCTTCTTATCTGCCTCTGCGGCTAATCCCACTGATTCAAGCAATGGTTCGATGGGAAGAGTGTGCTTGTACAACGAGGCAAAGTAAGAGAGATTTTCTCTCCCTGATAGCTTTTCAAACAGGCTGGGAACCTCGAAATCCACCCCAATATGTTCATAGAACGCTGAACCACATCTCCTCGGCTCAACAGTGTTCACTACTACATTTCCCTTATAGGAAGGGATCAGGCCCGTGAGTATCTTCTGTACGGTGCTTTTTCCGGCACCGGAGGGACCAAGAAAGCCAAATATCTCCCCAGGCTGTACGGAGAATGTCATACTCTCTATAAAGGGTTTGGCAGTATAGCTGAAATTAAGATTCTCTACGGTGATCATCGCTTTCCTTCCTCCAATATCTGTGAGACGATTCCCCTGAGCATCAGGCGCATGACGTCATCGAAGACATCTACCCCGACCTCTTGTGTATGCAGAATCATAAGAAACGCTGCTCTCAGTGCAGCACTGAAGATCGTCAGTTGTGCTTCATCAAGCTGTACGGGGAGAAACGATAGAAATCGGTCCATGATCAGATCATCGGTCTGTGCATGTTGGGTAATTACCTCGGGGGGCAGCTTACGGATCAACAATTCCAAATCCTGTCTCTGGATCAGGGTTGCAAGAAAGGAACCCTCTATATGCTTGAACAGATCAAAAAGAATGGCAGTGAGGGTCTCCACACCTAAGGGTTGCGCTGTACTCTGTAGTGTGGTTATCAGGGAGCCCTGGATCTCATCATGGAGTTCCATGATCACGTCAAAGAACAACAATTCCTTGGAGGGATAGAACAGGTAGAAGGTCCCTTTGGGGATATTCACCCGCCTCACCAGCTCATCGACAGTGGTTTTCTTTACTCCCAATGTCTGTAAACACTGGGCTGCCTCAGCCTTTAGTCTGGTTTGTATCGATGCTCGTTCTTGTTGTGATAAGGCCCTAGGCATGAAGCTCTCCCATTCCTATTTGACTATTTACTCTATTTTAGTCATATAGTATGTAATGGGGATGGAGTTGTCAAGATTACCAGTCTTCTCAGCAAATCTTATACGTTTTTCCGTTTTGGCTTGCAGAGCTTCCCTAGCTCAACAAGTGAATACAATTCGCAAAAACGTCCTCATCGTTTCATTATTTCAAGAACTTTCACCACGGTGGTGAAAGGGGGGAAGGAAGGCTGATACGCCAATTCCCCATACAGCTTTGAAGCAAACTACCCTGCCCTATTCATCATTGCTCTCTCTCCTCCACGATATATTGAAACAACACACCTTATTGCAACATTCTCATTTCAATTTGCAAATCTATCTTGAAATAAGGAGCGAAAATCATGGTCGTTATTGCAAGATAACCTTACCAGCGATCATGGGAATATATGAGTACACTGATCATCATTTCCTTTTTCGTGTCCTTTCTACAGCTGCTGCTATGCTAGAAGTAGCGTACCGGTCGGACCAGGAAATCACAGGTTTTCGTAGCAAGAGAAACAATATTGCTATCAAATTCTAGTGCAAATGCAGTACTACCATTATATGGTGAGGACATACCTTCTTCTGTTGAACTCCAGTAGGACCCTGACGTTTTGAAATTACCAATTTCAGCAAATACCGATCGAATTTTGATTAATTCATCTTTTGAAGGAAGGAACCACTCGTTATGCCCTCCTGCTGAGTAATAACGGGCATTATATGCAGCAAAAGAGAATGATGAAGCTCCCGTCGAGGTCATGATCTTATTTGAGTTCGATAATCCTGTTCCATAACCCTCTGATGTTCCAACTACGGTAGTCGTGCTACTCG
This sequence is a window from uncultured Sphaerochaeta sp.. Protein-coding genes within it:
- a CDS encoding TetR/AcrR family transcriptional regulator, which encodes MPRALSQQERASIQTRLKAEAAQCLQTLGVKKTTVDELVRRVNIPKGTFYLFYPSKELLFFDVIMELHDEIQGSLITTLQSTAQPLGVETLTAILFDLFKHIEGSFLATLIQRQDLELLIRKLPPEVITQHAQTDDLIMDRFLSFLPVQLDEAQLTIFSAALRAAFLMILHTQEVGVDVFDDVMRLMLRGIVSQILEEGKR
- a CDS encoding AAA family ATPase produces the protein MIRGARQVGKSTLVRMFCQKNNLQLVEVNFEQNQTLQTLFASNDPIKIIQSLEILQNVKIDAEKTVLFLDEIQANPAAILSLRYFFEKVPALAVIAAGSLLEFALEQYKLSMPVGRIEYFFMGPMHFEEFLEAVEADQLLSNLQTYSLGEEIPQVIHEKALEHLRTYYLLGGMPEVIRVYRETRSLLEDDKIKYSILNTYRDDFAKYQTRIDISKLQEVFDKLGSTVGKKIKYVELLPPGPQHGH
- a CDS encoding DUF4143 domain-containing protein, whose protein sequence is MYRTYHSSANNLPLKSEINQKYSKGILLDIGLYLTLQGLSIADSVQDKGLFFSCQGALAEQFIGQHLLYSQPGYMNPELYYWNREKAQSNAEVDFLIQQGNTILPIEVKSGKKGTLKSLHVFMETKQRSMALRFSTNTPVVETVNSPLPKSDYRYTLVTLPLYLVGQTRRLMKTALG
- a CDS encoding ABC transporter ATP-binding protein, with product MITVENLNFSYTAKPFIESMTFSVQPGEIFGFLGPSGAGKSTVQKILTGLIPSYKGNVVVNTVEPRRCGSAFYEHIGVDFEVPSLFEKLSGRENLSYFASLYKHTLPIEPLLESVGLAAEADKKVSAYSKGMKSRLNFIKALIHSPSILFLDEPTSGLDPSNARVMKDLILQQRNKGTTILLTTHNMYDATELCDRVAFIVDGSIRSLDSPRNLIMSRGAVTVTYSYKEQGTEYQRCTQLSSIGEDTELLNALKENRLLSIHSGEPTLNDIFTELTGRKLQ
- a CDS encoding shikimate kinase, with amino-acid sequence MIIYLVGMGCVGKTTIGRLLAEKLGFTFFDLDNEVEKYYQKPIERIQNEFLTLYGFREKASVVLDQLFSRNIDCVVAGTPAGLKFAYNSVYKRHKKDKELYSIHLFDTCENVLNRLTFYDIDSNPIDEPMTPEKRKRYLREIKADYNYFKSSYERADLRVSIEGVPLHDIPDKIVAELEQLQQ
- a CDS encoding DUF6577 family protein, with amino-acid sequence MNKHAIIRNLPDGTCTRQQILHAARIVEPSFKETQLRYLMETLRNSRLIVRIGRNQYKKVDKEPKKSIFTGVYSHAALQVIDYMQKQFPLLSYRVWELSWLNEFFNHQLAHNQIFLEVEKGDGDFVFSMLKEKFPGKVLLKPKAQEILRYGTDDGIIINHLVTEAPKSDGERYQVPLEKLLVDLFANKNLMLTKGDYPAAIELMFTKYRIDQVSMLRYARRRNKVKTVFDFLRDNTTIELMVQG
- a CDS encoding GntR family transcriptional regulator → MMGKQLRYLEIAQTIKTKIRQGVFPQGQCLPSQKELASIFNTSVMTVRGALAELAQEGIVNIIHGVGTFVGTTSVNANTIGLQGFQKEMGNQKRSITNTVLSCEHDITDTRLDKLFCNTDARYSCLTRLRTIDGTPVILQRSYVAQVHKDVFDSYRAEDSLYQYFTSRTGLLVTQGREIMTPILLEDKEKELLKLEGPATAFFSQRVSISLDDAIVLYDEAFLAGPYVIMASRKLGKTSVFKYIINNAGKAEPENSFSDPDLWEDLV